The proteins below come from a single Bombus pyrosoma isolate SC7728 linkage group LG10, ASM1482585v1, whole genome shotgun sequence genomic window:
- the LOC122571532 gene encoding uncharacterized protein LOC122571532 isoform X3: MEQLDEVHSDINKVESSIKVDVSSSLISESTTDIVKNVKDIPENQENKSQECTDNIIQDVLLINKCDVTDLNKKFESKESSETENIKNAAINEVEQEIINKDPQIDDLCKKDEKSQEEQAENTAELEDRSRYASDISLDKESTNNVEVFDTNEGEQNIEKHNVCTVLNIDTVGDTNAQCQALIKTLSETFDDKDQTLHVTDTDTDLSKLVDSSSEVMVLTVETINDMNESTEENIVLTVHEKDVVVNSNEKNVSAEQKEMKNTEIVNEEFNLIDYAQESDGTIIEVISTEIVAQEVSENCSQKDNKEVLNHTKTGNDSITPITSGVINDLGTAGDIDIKEKGTSIKEGTDIKGEDIKEECRNTDAKYNVEQETTNGNGKTESFDSSHKINVEKKIIHNKIVVPTHVGNTEGRNKSISEADKVSVTSKRSVIQDIFDDWGVENAEDDSQSVSKTPDTVEIELKSLLNDTKTRTIEESTVVLVEEEITCIEKEPVVDAGKAVEVIKQNKEMQVSKEQLDNNQTIKKQQNSIKSLLKDQLTHSISQAVGKSTKDSTHDTVAFSQTSQIIPINRGRNLTSQPSQVEIAEALKERFREKQKVVEQPPRPDIFFVKKLTQRLSSKLVGSPGTALPALIPLPQPTNQSLIQCDKKSSDNTSTGTSKESNSDNKELLAILEGDVDPDWSNLKPPILAEEGKRSVKIEQSGYNTPPKLDPLVERELALKQLLELPVASSKRSIQKKKKIIKPTPTKSSKAIKTKIVPKTEKETIGMEPKNKTTESVEDTNSSGYASSSLLIESHTSEKKTDIRVDESRSGRKRKLTEKAREHEQQQNIVKRQKVYKGKVSLGKKQPQDQAPSDISLLTENHVSKETMVLPNDEVNVIITDEITEKHVTNNNKVDITLDKLDDTQNVCNIKPSKQNLNKKRSQSITKQNIAVKKILRQNISSNKKNATLKTKLNTSKKSGSKIVSKTKRSTENNAGDSKPKKKIINEIDRLLQDEGVVNLLYDVEQPDKKRLVPITKSQAKVMDIQKVQRELKLRKKLVRNAVLRLRTSAGVSKPRSKRTSIYLNDMQVDKKIGDQTTPVKQINLSQEFILPAKIRNAADASVIIRRHSSSSFSSASGSPRVSIDTPEKNEGVKVDEGGFHSLRSTKRRHSQDEKINVKKSKKKIVQKSDTGIDFVDIVEDKMVFPERLNKKLDSKKADKNPKQPETDETNNGLGKVITRSNGTATGEDELSACLAEAANALSVVNAGSRSANSATNRKNKVNANITKTLESDNNKTKVEIRSQFSNKEINIRRHGNLVQLILTPSSSTKIRNALTLQVMQEFRETLSILKKDDDCRVVLLTSTGSSFCEGLELSMLLHTNKEKRRIHAQEMADAVKDFIKSLASFNKPIVAGVQGAAVGLGVTMLPLFDLVIASDKATFSTPYGKLGQIAEGAAVFTLSHILGSAITSELLLGGRTLTASEALRAGLVTRVLWPDRFQVELLPTLKAMSEQSSQSMEATKTLLRHSLRKKLDAALESETYLLIQHWCSVECQTAIKAYIDGKVQ, encoded by the exons ATGGAACAATTAGATGAAGTGCACAGTGACATTAATAAAGTAGAATCATCGATAAAAGTAGATGTATCTTCTTCATTAATATCAGAATCAACGACTGATATTGTAAAGAATGTGAAGGATATTCcagaaaatcaagaaaataagTCACAAGAATGTACAGATAATATAATTCAagatgttttattaataaataaatgtgatgtaacagatttaaataaaaaatttgaaagtaaagAAAGTAGTGAGACAGAGAACATAAAGAACGCTGCGATTAATGAAGTAGaacaagaaataataaataaggaTCCACAAATTGATGATCTATGTAAAAAAGATGAGAAATCTCAAGAAGAGCAAGCAGAGAATACAGCCGAGCTTGAAGATCGTTCAAGATATGCAAGTGACATATCTTTAGATAAAGAAAGTACTAACAATGTTGAAGTATTTGATACAAATGAGGGTGAACAAAACATTGAGAAACACAATGTTTGTACAGTGTTAAATATAGATACAGTTGGTGATACTAATGCTCAGTGTCAAGCATTAATTAAAACACTTAGTGAGACTTTTGATGATAAAGACCAAACATTGCATGTCACGGATACAGACACAGATTTGTCTAAACTAGTTGATAGTAGTTCAGAAGTAATGGTACTGACTGTAGAAACTATTAATGATATGAATGAAAGtacagaagaaaatattgttttaactGTACATGAAAAGGATGTTGTTGTAAATTccaatgaaaaaaatgtttctgcagaacaaaaagaaatgaagaacactgaaattgtaaatgaagaatttaatttgataGATTATGCACAAGAAAGTGATGGAACAATTATAGAAGTAATCTCAACAGAAATTGTGGCTCAAGAAGTTTCTGAAAATTGTAGCCAGAAAGACAATAAGGAAGTATTAAATCATACAAAGACAGGAAACGATTCTATAACTCCTATTACCTCAGGAGTAATTAATGATCTAGGAACTGCAGGTGACattgatattaaagaaaaggGTACAAGCATTAAAGAAGGCACTGATATTAAAGGAGAGGACATAAAGGAAGAGTGTAGAAATACTGatgcaaaatataatgtaGAACAAGAAACAACAAATGGAAATGGCAAGACTGAATCTTTTGATAGTtcacataaaattaatgtagaaaagaaaattattcataataaaattgtcGTACCTACACATGTTGGTAATACAGAAGGAAGGAATAAATCTATAAGTGAAGCAGATAAAGTGAGCGTAACTAGCAAAAGAAGTGTAATTCAGGATATATTTGATGATTGGGGTGTTGAAAATGCAGAAGATGACAGTCAGTCGGTATCTAAAACTCCAGATACTGTGGAGATTGAATTGAAAAGTTTACTAAATGACACAAAAACACGAACTATAGAAGAAAGCACAGTTGTGCTGgttgaagaagaaattacaTGCATTGAAAAAGAACCAGTTGTAGATGCTGGAAAGGCTGTAGAAGTTATTaaacaaaacaaagaaatgCAAGTATCAAAGGAACAACTGGATAACAATCAAACTATaaagaaacaacaaaatagtataaaatcaTTACTCAAAGACCAACTAACTCATTCTATATCACAGGCTGTTGGGAAGTCTACAAAAGATTCAACACATGATACTGTGGCATTTAGTCAAACTTCGCAAATTATCCCTATTAATCGTGGTCGAAATTTAACCAGCCAACCTTCACAGGTTGAAATAGCAGAAgcattaaaagaaagattccGTGAGAAACAAAAAGTAGTAGAACAACCACCACGAcctgatatattttttgttaaaaaactAACCCAGAGATTATCAAGTAAATTAGTAGGTAGTCCAGGAACCGCTTTACCAGCACTTATACCATTGCCTCAGCCTACTAATCAATCCCTTATTCAATGTGATAAAAAGTCATCAGATAATACTAGTACAGGAACTAGCAAAGAAAGCAATTCTGATAATAAAGAACTGTTAGCAATACTGGAAGGTGATGTTGATCCTGATTGGTCTAACTTGAAACCACCAATTTTAGCAGAGGAAGGAAAACGTTCAGTAAAGATTGAACAAAGTGGTTATAATACACCACCAAAACTTGATCCCTTAGTTGAGAGAGAACTAGCATTGAAACAACTTCTGGAATTACCTGTTGCATCATCTAAAAGAAGTatacagaaaaagaagaaaataattaaacctACACCTACTAAATCTTCTAAAgcaataaaaacaaaaattgtacctaaaacagagaaagagacaaTTGGAATGGaaccaaaaaataaaactacaGAATCTGTAGAAGATACGAATTCTTCTGGTTATGCTTCATCTTCTTTGCTTATCGAATCCCATACttcagaaaaaaaaacagatatACGAGTAGATGAGTCAAGATCAGGTAGAAAACGAAAACTTACAGAAAAAGCTAGGGAACATGAACAACAACAGAACATTGTAAAACGtcaaaaagtatataaagGAAAGGTTTCACTGGGCAAGAAGCAACCTCAAGACCAAGCTCCATCTGACATTAGCTTGTTAACTGAAAATCATGTATCTAAGGAGACCATGGTGCTTCCCAATGATGAGGTTAATGTCATAATAACAGatgaaataacagaaaaacatgtcacaaataataataaagtagatATAACATTAGACAAACTTGATGATACAcaaaatgtatgtaatataaaaccTTCAAAACAAAATCTTAACAAAAAGAGATCACAATCTATTACTAAACAAAATATAGcagtaaaaaagatattaaggCAAAACATATcttcaaataagaaaaatgctactttaaaaactaaattaaacACATCAAAGAAATCAGGATCAAAGATAGTCTCAAAAACAAAACGATCTACAGAAAATAATGCTGGAGATTCTaaaccaaaaaagaaaatcataaaCGAAATAGATAGATTACTTCAAGATGAAGGTgttgtaaatttattgtacGATGTAGAACAAccagataaaaaaagattagtTCCCATTACCAAATCTCAAGCAAAAGTTATGGATATACAAAAAGTACAACGTGAGCTTAAACTTAGAAAGAAGTTAGTACGTAATGCAGTTTTAAGATTACGTACTTCAGCAGGTGTATCAAAACCAAGATCTAAAAGGACTTCTATCTATTTGAATGATATGCaagtagataaaaaaattGGAGATCAAACCACACcagtaaaacaaataaatttgtctCAAGAGTTTATTTTACCtgcaaaaataagaaatgcaGCAGATGCATCTGTTATAATTAGGAGACATTCATCTAGTTCATTTTCCAGTGCATCTGGAAGTCCTAGAGTTAGTATTGATACTCCAGAGAAAAATGAAGGAGTTAAAGTTGATGAAGGGGGATTCCATTCCTTAAGATCTACAAAAAGACGACATTCACAagacgaaaaaataaatgtaaaaaaaagtaaaaagaagatTGTACAGAAAAGTGACACAGGAATTGATTTTGTTGACATTGTAGAGGATAAAATGGTATTTCCTGAACGTCTTAATAAAAAGTTGGATTCAAAAAAAGCTGATAAAAATCCCAAACAACCAGAAACAGACGAAACTAATAATGGTTTAGGGAAAGTTATTACAAGATCAAATGGTACAGCTACAG gAGAAGATGAACTTTCAGCCTGCCTTGCAGAAGCTGCAAATGCACTATCAGTAGTCAATGCTGGGAGTCGGTCTGCAAATTCAGCAACAAATCGCAAAAATAAAG tcAATGCAAATATAACCAAAACGCTAGAAtcagataataataaaacaaaagtgGAAATTCGAAGTCAATTTAGtaataaggaaataaatatacgtcGACATGGGAATCTTGTGCAGTTAATACTTACACCATCATCTtcaacaaaaataagaaatgctCTCACTCTCcag GTGATGCAAGAATTTCGTGAAACATTATCAATTCTAAAAAAGGATGATGATTGTAGAGTTGTTTTATTAACATCAACAGGTAGCAGTTTTTGTGAAGGTCTCGAATTATCTATGTTGCTAcatacaaataaagaaaagcgGCGGATACATGCCCAAGAAATGGCAGATGCGGTTAA GGACTTCATTAAAAGTTTAGCATCGTTCAACAAACCTATTGTGGCTGGAGTTCAAGGAGCTGCGGTTGGACTTGGAGTAACAATGTTGCCTTTATTTGATCTTGTGATAGCTAGCGACAAAGCCACATTTAGTACACCTTATGGTAAATTAGGGCAAATTGCTGAAGGTGCTGCTGTATTTACTTTATCACATATATTAGGAAGTGCAATT ACAAGTGAATTATTATTAGGTGGTAGAACTCTAACAGCTAGTGAAGCACTAAGAGCTGGTCTTGTTACTCGAGTTTTATGGCCTGATAGATTTCAAGTTGAATTACTACCAACCCTAAAAGCTATGAGTGAGCAATCCTCACAG TCTATGGAAGCTACGAAGACATTGTTACGTCATAGTTTGCGAAAAAAATTGGATGCAGCATTAGAATCAGAAACATATTTACTAATACAGCATTGGTGTTCTGTAGAATGTCAAACTGCCATAAAGGCTTACATTGATGGAAAAGtgcagtaa